The Paenibacillus antri genome contains the following window.
CATGTATTCCGAGAAGCCCATGCCCGTCGCCTGCCGGAACAGCCGAAGGAAGTGCCGCGCGCTGACGCCGAACGACGAAGCCAGCGACTCGACCGTCAGGCGTTCCGCGAAATGAAGCTGGACGTAATCCAAGATCGCGGAAACATTCGGTTGAGGCGTCCGCGCCGCCCCGAATCGTTCGGGCGCATCCATACTCCGCGAAAGACGGGAGAGGCGAACGACAAGCGACAGAAGGCTTCCGAAGACGGATGCCTCGAAGCCCGGTTGCCGTTCCGTAAATTCGCGGTGCATCCGCTCGAAGAACGAGGCGAGCTCCATGGTGCGGTCGACGAGCGCGAGCGACGCGCCCGGTTCGCCGTCCAGGACGGAGAACGCCGCTTCGCCGTGCTGCGCGTAGCGAGACAACCACGACCGAAGCTCCCGCACGAAATCCGTCTTGATACAGACGTTATAGACGAGAAGCCTGCTCTTCTTCGACGCGCCGCTCGGGCGGAACACATGCGAGGTGCCGACCGGCAGCACATACAGACATCCCTTATGCGCCTTCTCGACCCGGTCGCCGACGTAATGGTAGCCTTCGCCGGCCATAACGTACGCGATCTCCACATAAGCGTGATCGTGTTCGCTGAGATCGAACCCTTCCTCCCATCGATTCACGAA
Protein-coding sequences here:
- a CDS encoding AraC family transcriptional regulator, yielding MRGKYVYHSDLSEHFQGGFPLFVNRWEEGFDLSEHDHAYVEIAYVMAGEGYHYVGDRVEKAHKGCLYVLPVGTSHVFRPSGASKKSRLLVYNVCIKTDFVRELRSWLSRYAQHGEAAFSVLDGEPGASLALVDRTMELASFFERMHREFTERQPGFEASVFGSLLSLVVRLSRLSRSMDAPERFGAARTPQPNVSAILDYVQLHFAERLTVESLASSFGVSARHFLRLFRQATGMGFSEYMQRRRIEYACRLLTETDLKVAAIAKAAGYRDAAHFTEIFRRHAGTSPSRYRRSE